The following proteins are co-located in the Rattus norvegicus strain BN/NHsdMcwi chromosome 19, GRCr8, whole genome shotgun sequence genome:
- the Ces2h gene encoding carboxylesterase 2 isoform 1 precursor (isoform 1 precursor is encoded by transcript variant 1): MGLKQIHARLTTAACGLLLLLQVQGQDSLSPIRTTHTGQILGSLIHMKGLDVGVHSFLGIPFAKPPIGPLRFAPPEAPEPWSGVRDGTSHPAMCLQDITAMNMQAFKLLKLTLPLIPMSEDCLYLNIYTPNHAHEGSNLPVMVWIHGGALVIGMASLYDGSMLAAMENVVVVTIQYRLGVLGFFSTGDQHARGNWGYLDQVAALHWVQQNIAHFGGNPDRVTIFGESAGGTSVSSHVVSPMSRGLFHGAIMESGVALMSSLISVSSDVVYRTVANLSGCEQVDSKALVNCLRGKSEEEIMSINKAFRIISGIVDGIFLPRHPKELLASADFHPIPSIIGVNNDEYGWIIPSSMTTTDSKKKMDRQMVQAILQKRVAQMMWPPEFSDLLLEEYMGDSEDPQFLQVQFKEMMEDFTFVIPALQVAHFQRSNAPVYFYEFQHRPSFFKDSKPPHVKADHGDEILFIFRSFWGGTQVDLTEEEELLSRRMMKYWANFARQGNPNSEGLPYWPVFDHDEQYLQLDTQPAVGRALKAKRLQFWTKTLPEKIRELKDTEDRHTEL, from the exons GCCAGGACTCACTCAGTCCCATCAGGACCACACACACAGGCCAGATACTGGGCAGCCTCATCCATATGAAGGGCCTTGATGTGGGTGTCCACAGCTTCCTGGGAATTCCCTTTGCCAAGCCTCCTATAGGGCCACTGCGCTTTGCTCCCCCTGAGGCCCCTGAGCCATGGAGTGGTGTGAGAGATGGGACCTCACATCCGGCCAT GTGTCTGCAGGACATCACTGCAATGAATATGCAGGCTTTTAAACTGTTGAAGCTGACCTTGCCTCTCATCCCTATGTCTGAAGACTGCCTATACCTTAACATTTATACACCAAATCATGCCCACGAGGGTTCCAACCTACCT GTGATGGTGTGGATCCATGGAGGTGCACTGGTTATAGGCATGGCTTCATTGTATGATGGCTCCATGCTGGCAGCCATGGAGAATGTAGTGGTGGTCACTATCCAATACCGCCTAGGTGTTCTGGGTTTCTTCAG CACAGGAGACCAGCACGCCAGGGGGAACTGGGGATACCTGGACCAAGTGGCCGCCCTACACTGGGTCCAGCAGAACATCGCCCACTTTGGAGGCAACCCTGACCGGGTCACCATTTTTGGCGAGTCAGCAGGTGGCACAAGTGTGTCTTCACACGTTGTGTCCCCCATGTCCCGTGGGCTCTTCCATGGTGCCATCATGGAGAGTGGGGTGGCCCTGATGTCGAGCCTCATCTCAGTATCTTCTGACGTTGTCTATAGA ACAGTGGCCAACCTTTCTGGATGTGAGCAGGTGGACTCCAAGGCTCTGGTGAACTGTCTACGAGGCAAGAGCGAGGAAGAGATTATGTCTATTAACAAG GCCTTCAGGATCATCTCTGGCATAGTGGATGGTATCTTCCTTCCCAGACATCCCAAGGAGCTGTTGGCCTCTGCTGACTTTCACCCCATTCCCAGCATTATTGGTGTCAACAATGATGAGTATGGCTGGATCATTCCCTCG AGCATGACCACCACTGACTCCAAGAAGaaaatggacagacagatggtgcAAGCTATCCTGCAGAAGAGGGTAGCCCAGATG ATGTGGCCTCCTGAATTTAGTGACCTGCTGCTAGAGGAGTACATGGGGGACAGTGAGGACCCTCAGTTTCTCCAAGTGCAGTTCAAGGAGATGATGGAAGACTTCACTTTTGTGATCCCTGCACTGCAAGTAGCACATTTTCAAC GTTCCAATGCCCCTGTCTACTTCTATGAGTTCCAACATCGGCCCAGTTTCTTCAAGGACTCCAAGCCACCCCATGTGAAGGCTGACCATGGTGATGAGATTCTCTTTATCTTCAGATCATTTTGGGGAGGCACCCAAG ttgacctcactgaggaggaggagctgctgAGCAGGAGGATGATGAAGTACTGGGCCAACTTTGCACGACAGGG GAATCCCAACAGTGAGGGTCTACCCTACTGGCCTGTGTTTGACCATGATGAGCAGTACCTGCAGCTGGACACCCAGCCTGCTGTGGGACGAGCCCTGAAGGCCAAAAGGCTGCAGTTCTGGACCAAGACTCTTCCTGAAAAGATACGGGAGTTAAAAGATACTGAGGACAGACATACAGAGTTGTAG
- the Ces2h gene encoding carboxylesterase 2 isoform 2 precursor (isoform 2 precursor is encoded by transcript variant 2), translating to MGLKQIHARLTTAACGLLLLLQVQGQDSLSPIRTTHTGQILGSLIHMKGLDVGVHSFLGIPFAKPPIGPLRFAPPEAPEPWSGVRDGTSHPAMCLQDITAMNMQAFKLLKLTLPLIPMSEDCLYLNIYTPNHAHEGSNLPVMVWIHGGALVIGMASLYDGSMLAAMENVVVVTIQYRLGVLGFFSTGDQHARGNWGYLDQVAALHWVQQNIAHFGGNPDRVTIFGESAGGTSVSSHVVSPMSRGLFHGAIMESGVALMSSLISVSSDVVYRTVANLSGCEQVDSKALVNCLRGKSEEEIMSINKAFRIISGIVDGIFLPRHPKELLASADFHPIPSIIGVNNDEYGWIIPSSMTTTDSKKKMDRQMVQAILQKRVAQMMWPPEFSDLLLEEYMGDSEDPQFLQVQFKEMMEDFTFVIPALQVAHFQRSNAPVYFYEFQLCTTGESQQ from the exons GCCAGGACTCACTCAGTCCCATCAGGACCACACACACAGGCCAGATACTGGGCAGCCTCATCCATATGAAGGGCCTTGATGTGGGTGTCCACAGCTTCCTGGGAATTCCCTTTGCCAAGCCTCCTATAGGGCCACTGCGCTTTGCTCCCCCTGAGGCCCCTGAGCCATGGAGTGGTGTGAGAGATGGGACCTCACATCCGGCCAT GTGTCTGCAGGACATCACTGCAATGAATATGCAGGCTTTTAAACTGTTGAAGCTGACCTTGCCTCTCATCCCTATGTCTGAAGACTGCCTATACCTTAACATTTATACACCAAATCATGCCCACGAGGGTTCCAACCTACCT GTGATGGTGTGGATCCATGGAGGTGCACTGGTTATAGGCATGGCTTCATTGTATGATGGCTCCATGCTGGCAGCCATGGAGAATGTAGTGGTGGTCACTATCCAATACCGCCTAGGTGTTCTGGGTTTCTTCAG CACAGGAGACCAGCACGCCAGGGGGAACTGGGGATACCTGGACCAAGTGGCCGCCCTACACTGGGTCCAGCAGAACATCGCCCACTTTGGAGGCAACCCTGACCGGGTCACCATTTTTGGCGAGTCAGCAGGTGGCACAAGTGTGTCTTCACACGTTGTGTCCCCCATGTCCCGTGGGCTCTTCCATGGTGCCATCATGGAGAGTGGGGTGGCCCTGATGTCGAGCCTCATCTCAGTATCTTCTGACGTTGTCTATAGA ACAGTGGCCAACCTTTCTGGATGTGAGCAGGTGGACTCCAAGGCTCTGGTGAACTGTCTACGAGGCAAGAGCGAGGAAGAGATTATGTCTATTAACAAG GCCTTCAGGATCATCTCTGGCATAGTGGATGGTATCTTCCTTCCCAGACATCCCAAGGAGCTGTTGGCCTCTGCTGACTTTCACCCCATTCCCAGCATTATTGGTGTCAACAATGATGAGTATGGCTGGATCATTCCCTCG AGCATGACCACCACTGACTCCAAGAAGaaaatggacagacagatggtgcAAGCTATCCTGCAGAAGAGGGTAGCCCAGATG ATGTGGCCTCCTGAATTTAGTGACCTGCTGCTAGAGGAGTACATGGGGGACAGTGAGGACCCTCAGTTTCTCCAAGTGCAGTTCAAGGAGATGATGGAAGACTTCACTTTTGTGATCCCTGCACTGCAAGTAGCACATTTTCAAC GTTCCAATGCCCCTGTCTACTTCTATGAGTTCCAAC TTTGCACGACAGGG GAATCCCAACAGTGA